One segment of Paenibacillus pabuli DNA contains the following:
- a CDS encoding FtsB family cell division protein gives MGKTPVGRSAAPTGQGKSAGARRRLMLWMTFVVVFVIWAGYTFLVQNAQISDKSSHLAAQQASKEETQKKLDQLKYEVSRLKDPEYIGQLARKKGYYLPEETPIQVEESGN, from the coding sequence ATGGGTAAAACACCTGTGGGGAGATCTGCAGCCCCAACAGGCCAAGGGAAATCTGCCGGCGCAAGAAGACGCCTCATGCTCTGGATGACATTCGTTGTTGTGTTTGTTATTTGGGCAGGATATACGTTCCTTGTACAAAATGCACAGATTTCGGACAAGAGTTCGCACTTGGCCGCACAGCAGGCTTCGAAGGAAGAGACGCAGAAAAAGCTGGATCAGTTGAAGTATGAAGTCAGTCGGTTGAAGGACCCTGAATACATAGGACAGCTGGCGAGGAAAAAAGGCTATTACCTGCCTGAAGAAACGCCAATCCAGGTTGAAGAGTCAGGGAACTGA
- a CDS encoding S1 domain-containing RNA-binding protein, with product MAIEVGTKLEGKVTGITHFGAFVDLSGGVTGLVHISEIADNYVKDVNDHLKLNDVVTVKVINVDKDGKIGLSIKQAVDKPVEQQTQSRPPRAPRPERSGGDRERFSGGGPSGGQGRGGGGGFNRDRGGRSFKPAAGKPSFEDKMSRFLKDSEERISSLKKNTEGKRGGRGAKRV from the coding sequence ATGGCAATTGAAGTGGGCACCAAGTTAGAGGGCAAGGTGACAGGCATCACGCATTTTGGAGCATTTGTGGATCTGTCAGGAGGTGTCACGGGTCTCGTTCACATCTCGGAAATCGCCGACAATTATGTCAAAGATGTCAACGACCACCTGAAACTTAATGACGTCGTTACAGTGAAGGTCATCAACGTTGACAAGGATGGCAAAATCGGACTTTCCATTAAGCAAGCTGTTGACAAACCGGTTGAGCAACAAACACAATCCAGACCCCCGAGAGCTCCAAGACCGGAACGCAGTGGAGGAGATCGCGAACGATTCAGCGGTGGAGGCCCAAGTGGCGGCCAAGGCCGTGGCGGCGGCGGTGGATTTAACCGCGACCGTGGAGGCCGTTCTTTCAAGCCCGCAGCAGGCAAACCTTCATTTGAGGATAAAATGTCACGCTTCCTGAAAGATAGTGAAGAGCGGATCTCTTCGCTCAAGAAGAACACAGAGGGCAAACGCGGAGGCCGTGGAGCCAAGCGCGTGTAA